The following are from one region of the Oscarella lobularis chromosome 3, ooOscLobu1.1, whole genome shotgun sequence genome:
- the LOC136184292 gene encoding beta-galactosidase BoGH2A-like: protein MFRWFLVAFAAMFPQSALTREEILFDYGWRFNLGDPYSGDKDFAPMCSKTDPFPKSLDGHFCYNLQRSVSATTEAECQANCCSQLNCSTWIFREFSTPSNNTWRSGCHVGQSNDCAPSDEDWLGEQRPLPTAPPTPVQNNRASRDYDDSKWEVVNAPHDGIVGGTYSIDGPEHNGYLQQNTTWYRKHFHLPKDWYGKSIWIYFDGVFRSSLIYLNGDYLDYHESGYTSFAVRLDDAERVYYGYEPTDSNVIALRADAAGGSGWWYEGGGIYRHTHLVAADPTHVVPDSVYGHISVDETTIDQRESSFGLYAMKSTFHGRVEVVNDGKESVERLVRFSLSDADGNAIASKDSETFSLARGETRKIVTRNISLEEVELWSPSRPYLYHVEVSVLASGTSDVLDAVNVSTGAVSSRFDSNTGFYINKKAFTWRGFCNHNDFTGVGVAVPERVNLFRAQMMRAVGGNSWRMSHNPPAPELLDILDRLGVLVWDETRDMANNTALMADMRSMVRRDRNHPSVQLWSFCNERSCLEPGSSIGEVGAAYKAIAEEEDPFRLVTANMNVNLTTTGLPLSKVIRVQGLSHQNGDKYDSFHEMFPSKPLIGSECCSCRSQRGEDVGNASAKVFGSFNADCNQEQTLYALSRKYVSGTMVWTLFDYYGEPTPYDWPMVSSSFGSFDLAGFAKPSAFWYRAWWLDDAMASKREDVPFHPPPLINPERTMSSSSDDSGGPVVYIVQHWEPMDGEENKNRTIQVYTNAPSVELFVNDKSVGVKSVEKLGWAEWNDVAFSPGSITAYAKGTSHSDTVFTSGPPAKVIISVDVPSNETGTGTALVLDGQDAGLVRATVLDANDQVVPSASDRVMFTVLSGPGIIIGVGNGNPSCSQPNKVSYRDAYHGLARAIIQVVEDRASPPEHRRRLLEIDDDGPRSIRVIHPDDEERVPAADEIVVEAVYGVFSAQVAIPVTADLRRHGVLAVAQEWMTES, encoded by the coding sequence ATGTTTCGTTggtttctcgtcgcttttgcgGCGATGTTTCCTCAATCGGCGCTTACTCGAGAAGAGATATTGTTTGACTACGGCTGGCGTTTTAATCTTGGCGATCCCTATTCAGGAGACAAAGATTTCGCGCCTATGTGCTCCAAAACCGATCCCTTTCCCAAATCGCTCGACGGCCACTTCTGCTACAATCTTCAACGATCAGTATCAGCAACAACCGAAGCAGAATGCCAAGCGAACTGCTGCTCGCAGCTCAACTGCTCGACGTGGATTTTCAGAGAGTTTTCAACACCAAGTAATAACACGTGGAGAAGTGGATGCCACGTAGGCCAATCGAACGACTGCGCGCCGTCGGACGAAGACTGGCTCGGCGAACAGCGTCCTCTCCCAACGGCCCCGCCCACTCCCGTACAAAACAATCGCGCTTCACGTGACTACGACGACTCGAAGTGGGAAGTCGTCAACGCTCCGCACGACGGCATCGTTGGCGGCACATACTCAATCGACGGCCCAGAGCACAACGGCTATTTGCAACAAAACACGACGTGGTATCGCAAGCACTTTCATCTCCCCAAGGACTGGTACGGAAAATCAATATGGATTTATTTCGACGGCGTCTTTCGATCGAGCCTCATCTATCTAAACGGCGATTATCTCGATTATCACGAGTCGGGATATACGAGCTTCGCAGTGCGTTTGGACGATGCTGAACGAGTTTATTATGGGTACGAACCGACGGATTCCAACGTGATTGCCTTGCGTGCGGACGCCGCCGGCGGTTCGGGCTGGTGGTACGAAGGCGGCGGCATCTATCGGCACACTCACTTGGTTGCCGCCGATCCGACTCACGTCGTTCCGGATAGCGTCTACGGTCACATTTCCgttgacgaaacgacgatagATCAGAGGGAATCGTCTTTTGGACTCTACGCGATGAAATCGACGTTTCACGGTCGCGTTGAAGTCGTCAACGACGGTAAAGAGAGCGTCGAACGTCTGGTTCGTTTTTCCCTAAGCGACGCAGACGGAAACGCCATCGCTTCGAAAGACTCGGAGACATTTTCTCTCGCACGCggagaaacgcgaaaaattgTCACGAGGAATATTTCTCTGGAAGAGGTTGAACTTTGGAGCCCCTCTCGACCCTATTTGTATCACGTCGAAGTCTCCGTTTTGGCTTCTGGAACTTccgacgttctcgacgccgtcaacgtTTCGACGGGCGCCGTATCGAGTCGCTTTGATTCCAACACCGGTTTCTATATCAACAAAAAGGCGTTCACGTGGCGCGGCTTTTGCAATCATAACGACTTTAccggcgtcggcgttgcCGTTCCCGAACGCGTCAATCTCTTTCGCGCTCAAATGATGCGCGCCGTCGGCGGCAATTCGTGGCGAATGTCGCACAATCCGCCGGCGCCCGAACTTCTCGACATTCTCGATCGACTCGGCGTTCTCGTGTGGGACGAAACGCGCGACATGGCGAACAATACGGCGCTGATGGCCGACATGCGATCGATGGTGCGACGAGATCGCAATCATCCGAGCGTCCAACTGTGGTCGTTCTGCAACGAACGCAGCTGTCTCGAACCGGGTTCAAGTATCGGCGAAGTCGGTGCCGCCTATAAAGCAATCGccgaggaggaggatcccTTTCGTCTGGTCACGGCGAATATGAATGtgaatttgacgacgacgggttTACCGCTGTCGAAAGTTATTCGCGTGCAGGGACTGTCACATCAGAACGGGGATAAGTACGACTCGTTTCACGAGATGTTTCCCTCGAAGCCGCTTATCGGATCGGAGTGCTGTTCGTGCCGGTCGCAACGTGGCGAAGACGTCGGCAATGCGTCGGCGAAGGTTTTTGGTAGTTTCAACGCCGATTGCAACCAGGAACAAACGTTGTACGCTCTTTCGAGAAAATACGTTTCTGGCACGATGGTGTGGACGCTCTTTGACTATTACGGCGAGCCGACGCCGTACGATTGGCCCAtggtctcgtcgtcatttggATCTTTCGATTTGGCTGGGTTTGCGAAGCCGTCCGCCTTCTGGTATCGCGCCTGGTGGCTCGACGATGCCATGGCTTCGAAGCGAGAAGACGTGCCCTTTCATCCTCCACCGCTAATCAATCCAGAAAGAACgatgtcgtcttcttctgacGACAGCGGCGGCCCCGTTGTTTACATCGTTCAGCATTGGGAACCAATGGACGGCGAGGAGAACAAAAATCGTACGATTCAAGTGTATACGAATGCTCCGTCCGTCGAACTTTTCGTCAACGATAAAAGCGTTGGAGTGAAAAGCGTCGAAAAACTCGGCTGGGCCGAGTGGAACGACGTGGCGTTTTCGCCGGGAAGTATCACGGCCTATGCAAAGGGTACGAGCCACAGTGACACGGTGTTCACATCGGGTCCCCCGGCGAAAGTGATTATCAGTGTCGATGTGCCAAGTAACGAGACGGGAACGGGAACTGCGTTGGTTCTCGACGGACAAGACGCCGGATTGGTGAGAGCTACCGTCCTCGATGCAAATGACCAGGTCGTTCCATCGGCTTCAGATAGGGTGATGTTTACAGTGCTGTCCGGCCCCGGCATAATCATCGGCGTGGGAAATGGGAATCCGTCGTGTTCGCAGCCGAATAAAGTCTCCTATCGAGATGCCTATCACGGATTGGCTCGCGCTATCAttcaagtcgtcgaagatcgcgcgtcgccgcctgagcatcgacgtcgcctgcttgaaatcgatgacgacggGCCGCGTTCGATTCGCGTTATTCATCCTGACGATGAGGAAAGGGTGCCGGCTGCCGATGAGATTGTCGTCGAAGCAGTTTATGGAGTCTTTTCTGCGCAGGTTGCAATTCCCGTGACGGCTGATCTCCGCCGGCACGGAGTTCTGGCTGTTGCTCAGGAGTGGATGACCGAGAGCTAA